The Dioscorea cayenensis subsp. rotundata cultivar TDr96_F1 chromosome 7, TDr96_F1_v2_PseudoChromosome.rev07_lg8_w22 25.fasta, whole genome shotgun sequence genome includes a region encoding these proteins:
- the LOC120264885 gene encoding putative pectinesterase/pectinesterase inhibitor 22 yields the protein MALADFFFFLFFLLYLPFHHALLNPEETSFQSSLIRQACFNTTKHKDCTSYIHTECHIDDRRATPVSIMHAAVKGTINEAIRAIESVSSLVSLSINLREKTAIDDCVELLDYSVSELGWSLEEMSFIETEENNIHREGNLRAWLSAALSNQDTCLEGFHGTDGRLKNYIRGSLDEVTQLISNVLEMYRRLRSIMPHFPVRNETIGGGGDHNNYEIPPWITSEEEELMHGDPKGGMRVDAVVAGDGSGRYRTIMAAVNEAPSHSSRRYIIYVKKGIYRENVELKKKKSNIMLVGDGIGATVITGSRNFMQGWTTFRTATFAVSGQGFIARDITFRNTAGPANHQAVALRVDSDRSAFYRCSIEGYQDTLYAHSLRQFYRECNIYGTIDFIFGNGHAVLQNCKIFSRRPLPFQKVTITAQGRKDPNQNTGFSIHNSYVYATYPTYLGRPWKAYSRTVFMQTYLSAQVQPQGWLEWFGDFGLRTLFYGEYMNYGPGSSVAGRVRWPGYHVIKDEAVASYFTVRRFIDGTSWLPSTGVAFTADLIK from the exons ATGGCCTTAGccgacttcttcttcttcttgttcttcttactcTATCTCCCTTTTCACCATGCACTCTTAAACCCTGAAGAAACATCCTTCCAATCCTCATTGATAAGACAAGCATGCTTCaacacaaccaaacacaaaGATTGCACATCCTACATTCACACCGAATGCCACATCGATGATCGAAGAGCTACACCGGTGTCGATAATGCATGCCGCAGTCAAAGGAACAATAAATGAGGCCATTCGAGCAATCGAGTCGGTATCAAGCCTAGTTTCCTTGTCGATAAACCTTCGAGAGAAGACGGCGATCGATGATTGTGTCGAGCTCCTCGACTACTCTGTGTCAGAGCTAGGATGGTCATTGGAGGAGATGAGCTTCATTGAGACAGAAGAGAACAACATACACAGAGAAGGGAACTTAAGAGCTTGGTTGAGTGCTGCTTTAAGTAATCAAGACACATGTTTAGAAGGCTTTCATGGCACTGATGGACGTCTGAAGAACTACATCAGAGGAAGCTTAGATGAAGTGACGCAGCTGATAAGCAATGTGTTAGAGATGTATCGAAGATTGCGAAGCATAATGCCGCATTTTCCGGTTAGGAATGAGACcattggaggaggaggagatcatAACAACTATGAGATACCTCCATGGATAACATCAGAAGAGGAGGAGTTGATGCATGGTGATCCAAAGGGAGGGATGAGGGTGGATGCAGTGGTGGCCGGAGATGGCAGTGGAAGATATCGAACGATAATGGCGGCGGTGAACGAGGCGCCAAGTCACAGCTCAAGGAGGTATATTATATATGTGAAGAAGGGGATTTATAGAGAGAATGtggagttgaagaagaagaagagtaataTAATGTTGGTGGGGGATGGAATAGGAGCTACAGTTATCACTGGGAGTAGGAACTTCATGCAAGGATGGACTACTTTCAGAACTGCAACATTTG CTGTCTCAGGACAAGGCTTCATAGCAAGAGATATAACATTCCGAAACACAGCCGGACCGGCGAACCACCAAGCGGTAGCTCTCCGAGTCGACTCAGACCGATCGGCCTTTTATCGATGCAGTATCGAAGGCTACCAGGACACGCTTTACGCCCATTCACTTCGACAATTCTACCGTGAATGCAACATCTACGGCACCATCGACTTCATCTTCGGTAACGGCCACGCCGTGCTCCAAAACTGCAAGATCTTTTCTCGCCGTCCTCTTCCCTTCCAAAAGGTCACCATTACTGCCCAAGGAAGAAAAGACCCAAACCAAAACACTGGATTTTCAATCCATAACAGTTATGTTTATGCAACATACCCTACATATCTTGGAAGGCCATGGAAGGCATATTCAAGGACAGTGTTCATGCAGACCTATTTAAGTGCACAAGTGCAACCTCAAGGATGGTTGGAGTGGTTTGGGGACTTTGGATTGAGGACTTTGTTTTATGGAGAGTATATGAATTATGGACCTGGTTCTTCAGTTGCAGGGAGAGTGAGGTGGCCAGGTTATCATGTCATTAAAGATGAAGCAGTTGCTAGTTATTTTACAGTTAGAAGGTTCATTGATGGCACTTCTTGGTTGCCTTCCACTGGTGTGGCTTTCACTgctgatttaattaaatag
- the LOC120264887 gene encoding endoglucanase 17-like produces MAQALSTTALLLNVSLLLVMLLFFSNNVLGMKQHHNKKQATQNYRDALSKSILFFEGQRSGKLPANQRMKWRRDSGLSDGSAMHVDLVGGYYDAGDNVKFGFPMAFTTTMLSWSVIEFGGMMKGELQHAKDAIRWATDYLLKATAHPNTIYVQVGDANSDHACWERPEDMDTPRTVLKIDPQNPGSDVAAETAAALAAASIVFRRSDPSYSKLLLKTSIKVFDFADKFRGPYSNSLKSFVCPFYCSYSGYQDELLWGAAWLHRATKNPKYLYYIKLNGQTLGADESDNTFGWDNKHVGARILLSKAYLVQNVKELHDYKGHADNFICSIIPGASFSSTQYTRGGLLFKMGDSNMQYVTSTSFLLVTYAKYLTFSSQTVSCAGTVVTAKKLRSIAKRQVDYLLGENPMRMSYMVGYGSKYPKRIHHRGSSLPSISSHPARIACHAGFSVLGSMAPNPNLLVGAVVGGPDAQDRFPDLRSDYEQSEPATYINAPLVGALAYLAHSSGQI; encoded by the exons ATGGCACAAGCTCTCTCAACTACTGCTCTGCTTCTCAATGTGTCTCTCTTGTTagtaatgttgttgtttttctccAACAATGTGCTTGGAATGAAGCAACACCATAACAAGAAACAAGCGACACAAAACTACAGAGATGCACTCTCAAAGTCCATACTGTTCTTTGAAGGGCAGAGGTCAGGGAAACTTCCTGCAAACCAGAGGATGAAGTGGAGAAGAGACTCTGGACTCTCAGATGGCTCTGCAATGCAT GTGGACTTGGTTGGAGGGTACTATGATGCAGGGGATAATGTGAAGTTTGGATTTCCAATGGCATTTACAACAACAATGCTTTCATGGAGTGTGATTGAGTTTGGTGGTATGATGAAGGGTGAGCTTCAGCATGCTAAGGATGCTATTCGTTGGGCCACTGATTATCTTCTCAAAGCCACTGCTCATCCCAACACCATCTATGTTCAG GTGGGAGATGCAAACAGTGACCATGCATGTTGGGAAAGGCCAGAAGACATGGACACACCAAGAACAGTACTAAAAATAGACCCACAAAACCCAGGTTCAGACGTTGCAGCTGAGACTGCTGCTGCACTCGCCGCTGCTTCCATTGTCTTCCGCCGTTCAGACCCTTCCTACTCTAAACTCCTCCTCAAAACCTCCATCAAA GTCTTTGATTTTGCAGACAAGTTCAGAGGCCCTTACAGCAACTCACTCAAATCCTTTGTCTGTCCATTCTACTGCTCTTACTCTGGTTACCAG GATGAGTTGCTATGGGGAGCAGCATGGTTACACAGAGCAACAAAGAACCCAAAATACTTATACTACATCAAACTCAACGGTCAAACACTCGGTGCTGATGAATCTGACAACACATTTGGTTGGGATAACAAGCATGTTGGTGCTAGAATCCTCCTCTCCAAG GCTTATTTGGTGCAGAATGTGAAGGAGTTGCATGACTACAAAGGTCATGCAGATAACTTCATTTGTTCTATAATCCCTGGAGCTTCCTTCTCTTCAACTCAGTACACAAGAGGGGGTTTGTTGTTCAAGATGGGAGACAGTAACATGCAGTATGTGACGTCTACATCCTTCTTGTTGGTCACCTACGCCAAATATCTCACTTTCTCTTCTCAAACTGTGTCTTGTGCTGGCACTGTTGTCACTGCCAAGAAACTCCGCTCCATTGCCAAGCGCCAG GTGGATTACCTACTGGGTGAGAACCCAATGCGGATGTCATACATGGTGGGTTACGGATCCAAATACCCTAAACGGATCCACCACCGAGGCTCATCTCTGCCGTCCATCTCGTCCCACCCTGCTCGGATCGCATGCCATGCAGGCTTCTCCGTTCTCGGCTCAATGGCACCGAACCCTAATCTCCTCGTCGGAGCCGTCGTCGGTGGCCCTGACGCCCAAGACCGCTTCCCGGATCTTAGATCCGATTACGAACAATCCGAACCCGCTACGTATATCAATGCTCCTCTCGTTGGCGCTCTGGCTTATCTCGCCCACTCATCCGGCCAGATCTGA